In a single window of the Ooceraea biroi isolate clonal line C1 chromosome 8, Obir_v5.4, whole genome shotgun sequence genome:
- the LOC105275465 gene encoding uncharacterized protein LOC105275465: protein MNKRVLNKQINKPLHSNAILHSKSNGPSKATKVSQSPFSTKVDNASNVIDYKSIPLSMRGEISSGLIHRNSLKQKKHDISSVETMEDEEDDDEEFFSNLKKKIDQNRKLQNNESYNITNLQSKSYLAKKRRGAFSEEDENLIKRFKRSVNESKAVCVTPQKMQPQSVASNDETVTTNTPQITLAVSPNNIDTNFGSDTNQNVTSMTERSNPLMTTEAVTSFVQTVVEIEQSVHFEMQRFTPPEGIFN, encoded by the exons ATGAATAAACGCGTCCTCAATAAACAAATCAACAAGCCGTTGCACTCAAATGCAATTCTGCATTCAAAGAGTAACGGTCCCTCCAAAGCCACCAAAGTATCCCAAAGTCCATTTTCAACAAAAGTGGACAATGCAAGTAACGTTATCGATTACAAGAGCATTCCTCTCTCTATGCGAG GGGAAATAAGCTCAGGTCTCATACACAGAAACAGTTTAAAGCAGAAAAAACATGATATTTCTTCTGTTGAGACCATGGAAGATgaagaggacgacgacgaagaattCTTTTCAAATTTGAAGAAGAAGATCGATCAGAATCGCAAACT GCAGAACAATGAAAGTTACAACATAACAAATTTGCAAAGCAAATCGTACTTGGCGAAGAAACGGAGGGGTGCGTTTAGCGAGGAAgacgagaatttaataaagcgATTCAAGAGATCGGTAAATGAAAGCAAGGCTGTGTGCGTAACTCCGCAGAAGATGCAGCCTCAAAGTGTTGCTTCCAACGACGAAACGGTGACGACGAACACGCCGCAGATTACTCTGGCTGTTTCACctaataatattgatacaaATTTCGG AAGCGACACGAATCAAAATGTAACTTCGATGACGGAGAGAAGCAATCCACTGATGACAACGGAAGCTGTAACAAGCTTTGTGCAAACCGTGGTAGAGATCGAACAATCGGTACATTTTGAGATGCAGCGTTTCACGCCGCCCGAGGGAATTtttaactaa
- the LOC105275464 gene encoding lon protease homolog, mitochondrial isoform X1 — protein sequence MRLVTAMNVKLLPVLRQRGAITRSFCRNHGDPDRQVPVSVRSQLVRAGRLGERSGLLRNVRGRRVHPAVVSVRFFATRRSDPPSDGNGEQSDYPASLPATVVVPEVWPHVPVIAINRNPVFPRFIKLIEISDPVLIDLIRRKIKLNQPYVGVFLKKTEENEAEIVQNLDEIYSIGTFAQVHEVQDLGNRLRLVIMAHRRIKIVNQIFEDVNSKAEHEMKLTFPLLNTTITVPVDDSMISGKGRRSLRKKTENKAAEQMEKVHKISETGSTEVNPPVNPSEGAAEKPLESLTQPILMVEVVNITHDKFKQTEEIKALTQELIKTIRDIISMNPLYRESLQQMLHQGQRVVDNPVYLSDLGAALTGADAQELQQVLEEMDILKRLRLSLALLKKEYELSKLQQKIGKEVEEKVKQQHRKYILHEQLKVIKKELGLEKDDKDAIGEKYREKIREKTVPKPVMDVLEEELNKLSFLESHSSEFNVTRNYLDWLTSMPWGVTSTENLSLEDAIKILDEDHYGMEDIKKRILEFIAVSQLKGSTQGKILCFHGPPGVGKTSIAKSISRALNRQYFRFSVGGMTDVAEIKGHRRTYVGAMPGKVIQCLKKTKTENPLILIDEVDKIGKGHQGDPASALLEMLDPEQNANFLDHYLDVPVDLSKVLFICTANVTDTIPEPLRDRMEMIDMSGYVAEEKLAIAKQYLVPQARTESGLNGDQIVVHDNALTALIKSYCRESGVRSLQKHIEKVHRKVAFKVVQKEADRVDVTASNLHEFVGKPMFTHDRMYDITPPGVVMGLAWTAMGGSTLFIESTIRKPNAGKKSEGTFEVTGHLGDVMKESIHIAMTVARNHLSRGDPSNTFLYDSHLHIHVPEGATPKDGPSAGVTIATALLSLAKNQAIRQNVAMTGELSLMGKVLPVGGIKEKTIAAKRVGVNCVILPEENKKDFNDLPKYITDGLEVHFATTFDDVYRICFAKADETDSVRSAESVTAHIPSTQPTFG from the exons ATGCGACTCGTGACGGCGATGAATGTTAAGTTACTGCCGGTTCTACGGCAGCGCGGCGCGATCACGCGCTCCTTCTGCAGAAATCACGGTGATCCCGATCGCCAGGTACCGGTCTCTGTCAGATCGCAACTAGTACGAGCAGGGCGTTTAGGCGAGAGATCGGGGTTGCTGAGAAACGTACGCGGACGACGGGTTCACCCCGCAGTGGTATCCGTGAGATTCTTCGCGACCAGAAGATCCGATCCTCCGAG CGATGGCAATGGAGAACAGTCGGATTATCCCGCATCTCTGCCTGCGACGGTGGTGGTGCCTGAAGTGTGGCCTCACGTGCCAGTCATTGCCATCAACAGAAATCCAGTGTTTCCCAGGTTCATCAAGCTGATCGAAATCAGCGATCCAGTTTTGATAGACTTGATACGTAGGAAGATAAAATTGAATCAGCCTTATGTAGGAGTTTTCTTGAAGAAGACTGAAGA AAATGAAGCTGAAATTGTTCAAAACTTGGATGAGATTTATTCCATCGGAACATTTGCGCAAGTACACGAAGTACAGGATCTGGGCAATCGATTGAGATTGGTGATAATGGCGCACAGGAGGATAAAGATCGTTAATCAGATTTTTGAGGATGTCAATTCCAAGGCGGAACACG AGATGAAACTGACGTTTCCACTATTAAATACTACAATTACCGTCCCTGTAGACGACTCGATGATCAGTGGCAAGGGCCGGAGGTCGTTGCGTAAAAAGACAGAGAACAAAGCTGCGGAACAGATGGAGAAAGTACATAAGATCAGTGAGACGGGCTCCACGGAGGTAAACCCGCCAGTGAATCCGTCTGAAGGAGCTGCAGAAAAACCATTAGAATCGCTTACTCAACCTATATTGATGGTGGAAGTTGTAAATATCACGCACGACAAGTTTAAGCAAACCGAGGAGATCAAG GCTTTGACTCAAGAACTCATCAAGACAATTCGGGATATAATCAGCATGAATCCTCTGTACCGCGAGTCTCTGCAACAAATGTTGCATCAAGGGCAGAGAGTCGTGGATAATCCGGTTTATCTCAGTGATTTGGGTGCCGCCTTGACTGGAGCAGACGCGCAGGAGTTGCAGCAGGTCTTGGAAGAGATGGAT ATTCTAAAACGACTGAGACTGTCGCTCGCGCTTCTGAAAAAGGAATACGAATTGAGTAAGCTGCAGCAGAAAATTGGAAAGGAGGTTGAAGAGAAAGTGAAACAGCAGCACAGAAAGTACATTCTCCACGAACAATTAAAAGTCATTAAAAAGGAGCTGGGATTGGAGAAGGACGACAAGGACGCGATAGGAGAAAAGTACAGGGAAAAGATACGGGAGAAGACTGTGCCGAAACCGGTGATGGACGTGCTGGAAGAAGAACTGAACAAGCTGTCCTTTTTAGAGAGCCACAGTAGCGAATTTAA cGTCACGAGAAATTATCTGGATTGGCTTACATCTATGCCATGGGGTGTGACGAGTACGGAAAATCTAAGTCTGGAAGATGCCATTAAAATCTTGGATGAAGATCATTATGGAATGGAAGacataaagaaaagaatcCTTG AATTCATCGCTGTTAGTCAACTGAAGGGCTCTACGCAAGGAAAGATACTATGCTTTCATGGGCCGCCTGGTGTCGGCAAGACCTCCATAGCTAAATCGATTTCGCGCGCTTTGAACAGACAATACTTTAGATTCAGCGTCGGTGGCATGACGGACGTGGCGGAGATTAAAGGTCACAGACGAACGTATGTGGGAGCTATGCCAGGCAAAGTTATCCAGTGTTTGAAGAAGACTAAGACTGAAAATCCGTTGATCCTCATAGATGAGGTCGACAAGATCGGCAA aggACATCAAGGTGATCCAGCGTCCGCACTTCTCGAAATGCTCGATCCAGAGCAGAATGCGAATTTCCTGGACCACTATCTCGATGTTCCCGTAGACTTATCGAAAGTTTTGTTCATCTGCACGGCAAATGTGACAGATACTATTCCGGAACCTCTGCGAGATCGTATGGAGATGATAGACATGTCGGGTTATGTCGCCGAGGAGAAGCTCGCCATCGCGAAACAGTACCTGGTGCCGCAGGCTAGAACCGAGTCTGGTCTCAACGGCGATCAGATCGTCGTGCACGACAATGCGCTCACCGCATTGATCAAATCTTATTGTCGGGAATCTGGAGTGAGGAGTTTGCAGAAACACATAGAGAAAGTGCACAGGAAAGTGGCATTCAAGGTCGTCCAGAAGGAGGCCGACAGAGTCGACGTCACCGCGAGCAATTTGCACGAGTTTGTCGGCAAGCCGATGTTCACGCACGACAGGATGTACGACATTACTCCACCCGGTGTGGTGATGGGATTGGCGTGGACGGCCATGGGCGGCTCCACGTTGTTCATCGAGAGCACCATCAGGAAACCAAATGCTGGCAAGAAGTCTGAGGGTACTTTCGAGGTCACCGGGCATTTGGGTGACGTGATGAAGGAGTCTATACACATCGCGATGACTGTCGCGAGGAATCACCTGTCGCGTGGGGATCCCTCCAACACGTTCCTGTACGATTCGCATTTACATATACACGTGCCTGAGGGTGCGACCCCGAAGGATGGGCCGAGTGCGGGTGTGACGATCGCTACGGCCTTGCTATCTCTCGCTAAGAATCAAGCCATCCGGCAAAACGTTGCGATGACGGGCGAGCTGAGTCTCATGGGCAAGGTACTCCCTGTCGGTGGTATCAAGGAGAAAACTATCGCT GCAAAACGGGTCGGCGttaattgtgtaattttaCCTGAAGAAAACAAGAAAGATTTCAATGATCTGCCTAAATATATCACGGATGGTCTGGAAGTGCATTTTGCTACGACGTTCGATGACGTTTACCGTATATGCTTCGCAAAGGCGGACGAAACCGACTCTGTTCGATCTGCCGAATCAGTCACCGCTCATATACCATCAACACAGCCTACATTTGGATAA
- the LOC113561371 gene encoding gonadal protein gdl isoform X1, whose product MYIFPKKMDNPSTSSATSPTPQDLQRKLYFLVEQLQQMAGELPAQYQMRLPYELLSGLANSLLNDTIFEIVKGLMEIQHVTEKHLFQQRLQLVNQQKIESEEALSSATKDDELSAMKTSLEKKHKEELKEMDMNIILQLDQKVADQQGILEKAGVPGFYVTNNPLEIQVQMRLCDFIIRLSKMDVPS is encoded by the coding sequence ATGTATATCTTTCCAAAGAAAATGGACAATCCCTCGACCTCGTCAGCCACCAGTCCTACTCCCCAGGATCTTCAGAGGAAACTGTATTTCCTGGTGGAGCAGTTGCAGCAAATGGCTGGAGAGCTCCCAGCGCAGTATCAGATGCGACTGCCGTATGAATTGCTGTCCGGCCTAGCAAATTCGTTGTTAAACGACACTATCTTCGAGATAGTGAAAGGATTGATGGAAATACAGCATGTGACGGAGAAGCACCTCTTCCAGCAGCGACTGCAGCTTGTGAATCAGCAGAAGATCGAGTCTGAAGAAGCGCTGTCCTCTGCGACGAAGGACGATGAGCTGTCGGCGATGAAGACCTCGCTGGAGAAGAAGCACAAGGAGGAATTGAAGGAAATGGACATGAACATAATATTGCAGCTGGATCAAAAGGTAGCGGATCAGCAGGGCATATTGGAAAAGGCTGGGGTACCTGGATTCTACGTGACGAACAATCCACTGGAGATTCAAGTCCAAATGAGGCTCTGTGACTTTATAATCAGACTTAGTAAGATGGACGTGCCAAGCTGA
- the LOC105275468 gene encoding ubiquitin-like protein 3 — protein MTTVRTIPSDKINLRLILVSGKTKEFLFSPSDSAGDIAHHVFENWPEDWVEEAVAKAEILRLIYQGRFLHSNVTLGALGLPFGKTTVMHLVPRENLPEPNSQDQRQKSKGGGSSCCSASCCIL, from the exons ATAAATCTACGCCTCATCCTCGTCAGTGGCAAGACAAAAGAGTTCCTATTCAGTCCGAGCGATTCCGCGGGCGATATAGCGCACCAtgtgtttgaaaattggcCGGAAG ACTGGGTTGAGGAGGCGGTCGCCAAGGCGGAGATCCTGCGGCTAATCTACCAGGGTCGTTTCCTGCACAGCAATGTCACACTCGGTGCTCTTGGGCTTCCCTTCGGAAAAACCACGGTGATGCATCTGGTGCCGCGGGAGAATCTTCCGGAGCCTAATTCCCAAG ATCAGAGGCAAAAGAGTAAAGGCGGTGGTAGTAGTTGCTGCTCGGCTTCCTGCTGCATACTCTAA
- the LOC113561371 gene encoding gonadal protein gdl isoform X2, whose translation MDNPSTSSATSPTPQDLQRKLYFLVEQLQQMAGELPAQYQMRLPYELLSGLANSLLNDTIFEIVKGLMEIQHVTEKHLFQQRLQLVNQQKIESEEALSSATKDDELSAMKTSLEKKHKEELKEMDMNIILQLDQKVADQQGILEKAGVPGFYVTNNPLEIQVQMRLCDFIIRLSKMDVPS comes from the coding sequence ATGGACAATCCCTCGACCTCGTCAGCCACCAGTCCTACTCCCCAGGATCTTCAGAGGAAACTGTATTTCCTGGTGGAGCAGTTGCAGCAAATGGCTGGAGAGCTCCCAGCGCAGTATCAGATGCGACTGCCGTATGAATTGCTGTCCGGCCTAGCAAATTCGTTGTTAAACGACACTATCTTCGAGATAGTGAAAGGATTGATGGAAATACAGCATGTGACGGAGAAGCACCTCTTCCAGCAGCGACTGCAGCTTGTGAATCAGCAGAAGATCGAGTCTGAAGAAGCGCTGTCCTCTGCGACGAAGGACGATGAGCTGTCGGCGATGAAGACCTCGCTGGAGAAGAAGCACAAGGAGGAATTGAAGGAAATGGACATGAACATAATATTGCAGCTGGATCAAAAGGTAGCGGATCAGCAGGGCATATTGGAAAAGGCTGGGGTACCTGGATTCTACGTGACGAACAATCCACTGGAGATTCAAGTCCAAATGAGGCTCTGTGACTTTATAATCAGACTTAGTAAGATGGACGTGCCAAGCTGA
- the LOC105275464 gene encoding lon protease homolog, mitochondrial isoform X2 has protein sequence MRLVTAMNVKLLPVLRQRGAITRSFCRNHGDPDRQVPVSVRSQLVRAGRLGERSGLLRNVRGRRVHPAVVSVRFFATRRSDPPSDGNGEQSDYPASLPATVVVPEVWPHVPVIAINRNPVFPRFIKLIEISDPVLIDLIRRKIKLNQPYVGVFLKKTEENEAEIVQNLDEIYSIGTFAQVHEVQDLGNRLRLVIMAHRRIKIVNQIFEDVNSKAEHDDSMISGKGRRSLRKKTENKAAEQMEKVHKISETGSTEVNPPVNPSEGAAEKPLESLTQPILMVEVVNITHDKFKQTEEIKALTQELIKTIRDIISMNPLYRESLQQMLHQGQRVVDNPVYLSDLGAALTGADAQELQQVLEEMDILKRLRLSLALLKKEYELSKLQQKIGKEVEEKVKQQHRKYILHEQLKVIKKELGLEKDDKDAIGEKYREKIREKTVPKPVMDVLEEELNKLSFLESHSSEFNVTRNYLDWLTSMPWGVTSTENLSLEDAIKILDEDHYGMEDIKKRILEFIAVSQLKGSTQGKILCFHGPPGVGKTSIAKSISRALNRQYFRFSVGGMTDVAEIKGHRRTYVGAMPGKVIQCLKKTKTENPLILIDEVDKIGKGHQGDPASALLEMLDPEQNANFLDHYLDVPVDLSKVLFICTANVTDTIPEPLRDRMEMIDMSGYVAEEKLAIAKQYLVPQARTESGLNGDQIVVHDNALTALIKSYCRESGVRSLQKHIEKVHRKVAFKVVQKEADRVDVTASNLHEFVGKPMFTHDRMYDITPPGVVMGLAWTAMGGSTLFIESTIRKPNAGKKSEGTFEVTGHLGDVMKESIHIAMTVARNHLSRGDPSNTFLYDSHLHIHVPEGATPKDGPSAGVTIATALLSLAKNQAIRQNVAMTGELSLMGKVLPVGGIKEKTIAAKRVGVNCVILPEENKKDFNDLPKYITDGLEVHFATTFDDVYRICFAKADETDSVRSAESVTAHIPSTQPTFG, from the exons ATGCGACTCGTGACGGCGATGAATGTTAAGTTACTGCCGGTTCTACGGCAGCGCGGCGCGATCACGCGCTCCTTCTGCAGAAATCACGGTGATCCCGATCGCCAGGTACCGGTCTCTGTCAGATCGCAACTAGTACGAGCAGGGCGTTTAGGCGAGAGATCGGGGTTGCTGAGAAACGTACGCGGACGACGGGTTCACCCCGCAGTGGTATCCGTGAGATTCTTCGCGACCAGAAGATCCGATCCTCCGAG CGATGGCAATGGAGAACAGTCGGATTATCCCGCATCTCTGCCTGCGACGGTGGTGGTGCCTGAAGTGTGGCCTCACGTGCCAGTCATTGCCATCAACAGAAATCCAGTGTTTCCCAGGTTCATCAAGCTGATCGAAATCAGCGATCCAGTTTTGATAGACTTGATACGTAGGAAGATAAAATTGAATCAGCCTTATGTAGGAGTTTTCTTGAAGAAGACTGAAGA AAATGAAGCTGAAATTGTTCAAAACTTGGATGAGATTTATTCCATCGGAACATTTGCGCAAGTACACGAAGTACAGGATCTGGGCAATCGATTGAGATTGGTGATAATGGCGCACAGGAGGATAAAGATCGTTAATCAGATTTTTGAGGATGTCAATTCCAAGGCGGAACACG ACGACTCGATGATCAGTGGCAAGGGCCGGAGGTCGTTGCGTAAAAAGACAGAGAACAAAGCTGCGGAACAGATGGAGAAAGTACATAAGATCAGTGAGACGGGCTCCACGGAGGTAAACCCGCCAGTGAATCCGTCTGAAGGAGCTGCAGAAAAACCATTAGAATCGCTTACTCAACCTATATTGATGGTGGAAGTTGTAAATATCACGCACGACAAGTTTAAGCAAACCGAGGAGATCAAG GCTTTGACTCAAGAACTCATCAAGACAATTCGGGATATAATCAGCATGAATCCTCTGTACCGCGAGTCTCTGCAACAAATGTTGCATCAAGGGCAGAGAGTCGTGGATAATCCGGTTTATCTCAGTGATTTGGGTGCCGCCTTGACTGGAGCAGACGCGCAGGAGTTGCAGCAGGTCTTGGAAGAGATGGAT ATTCTAAAACGACTGAGACTGTCGCTCGCGCTTCTGAAAAAGGAATACGAATTGAGTAAGCTGCAGCAGAAAATTGGAAAGGAGGTTGAAGAGAAAGTGAAACAGCAGCACAGAAAGTACATTCTCCACGAACAATTAAAAGTCATTAAAAAGGAGCTGGGATTGGAGAAGGACGACAAGGACGCGATAGGAGAAAAGTACAGGGAAAAGATACGGGAGAAGACTGTGCCGAAACCGGTGATGGACGTGCTGGAAGAAGAACTGAACAAGCTGTCCTTTTTAGAGAGCCACAGTAGCGAATTTAA cGTCACGAGAAATTATCTGGATTGGCTTACATCTATGCCATGGGGTGTGACGAGTACGGAAAATCTAAGTCTGGAAGATGCCATTAAAATCTTGGATGAAGATCATTATGGAATGGAAGacataaagaaaagaatcCTTG AATTCATCGCTGTTAGTCAACTGAAGGGCTCTACGCAAGGAAAGATACTATGCTTTCATGGGCCGCCTGGTGTCGGCAAGACCTCCATAGCTAAATCGATTTCGCGCGCTTTGAACAGACAATACTTTAGATTCAGCGTCGGTGGCATGACGGACGTGGCGGAGATTAAAGGTCACAGACGAACGTATGTGGGAGCTATGCCAGGCAAAGTTATCCAGTGTTTGAAGAAGACTAAGACTGAAAATCCGTTGATCCTCATAGATGAGGTCGACAAGATCGGCAA aggACATCAAGGTGATCCAGCGTCCGCACTTCTCGAAATGCTCGATCCAGAGCAGAATGCGAATTTCCTGGACCACTATCTCGATGTTCCCGTAGACTTATCGAAAGTTTTGTTCATCTGCACGGCAAATGTGACAGATACTATTCCGGAACCTCTGCGAGATCGTATGGAGATGATAGACATGTCGGGTTATGTCGCCGAGGAGAAGCTCGCCATCGCGAAACAGTACCTGGTGCCGCAGGCTAGAACCGAGTCTGGTCTCAACGGCGATCAGATCGTCGTGCACGACAATGCGCTCACCGCATTGATCAAATCTTATTGTCGGGAATCTGGAGTGAGGAGTTTGCAGAAACACATAGAGAAAGTGCACAGGAAAGTGGCATTCAAGGTCGTCCAGAAGGAGGCCGACAGAGTCGACGTCACCGCGAGCAATTTGCACGAGTTTGTCGGCAAGCCGATGTTCACGCACGACAGGATGTACGACATTACTCCACCCGGTGTGGTGATGGGATTGGCGTGGACGGCCATGGGCGGCTCCACGTTGTTCATCGAGAGCACCATCAGGAAACCAAATGCTGGCAAGAAGTCTGAGGGTACTTTCGAGGTCACCGGGCATTTGGGTGACGTGATGAAGGAGTCTATACACATCGCGATGACTGTCGCGAGGAATCACCTGTCGCGTGGGGATCCCTCCAACACGTTCCTGTACGATTCGCATTTACATATACACGTGCCTGAGGGTGCGACCCCGAAGGATGGGCCGAGTGCGGGTGTGACGATCGCTACGGCCTTGCTATCTCTCGCTAAGAATCAAGCCATCCGGCAAAACGTTGCGATGACGGGCGAGCTGAGTCTCATGGGCAAGGTACTCCCTGTCGGTGGTATCAAGGAGAAAACTATCGCT GCAAAACGGGTCGGCGttaattgtgtaattttaCCTGAAGAAAACAAGAAAGATTTCAATGATCTGCCTAAATATATCACGGATGGTCTGGAAGTGCATTTTGCTACGACGTTCGATGACGTTTACCGTATATGCTTCGCAAAGGCGGACGAAACCGACTCTGTTCGATCTGCCGAATCAGTCACCGCTCATATACCATCAACACAGCCTACATTTGGATAA